ATGAAAAAGAAACATGCATATATAAAAGGGTCTGATGGAAAAAGAATAAAACTGAGGAATCATAATAAACTTCTAAAAAGGTTTCCCAATACGATCATCGGTAAAACAGGGTACACATCGCTTGCGAAACATTGTTTTGTTGGTTTTTCTACTGTTCCGGGTAAACGATATGTTTTTGTTATCTTAGGATCAAAAAAACCATGGACTGACATGACACGGTTATTGGCATATGCAAAATGCATCAAAAAGAAACCGAAAAAAAGCATAGGTGGATTGTAAAGTTAAATGCCGTAGATAGTGGTCATTTTTCATTTAAGCTGCAATCTCCTGAAGTTCTCTTTCAAACCCCTGTTGAGCAGATTGAAAATTTAGTATCTTGCGTGGGTAGTTATTAATCCAGTTTTCTATAGTTTGAATGGTTGATTGTGTCAGGTTTTCTATCTTTCTGCCCTTGGCAATGAATCGTCGAATAATTCTGTTGATGTTTTCATTGGTACCTCTTTCCCAAGAAGAATA
This genomic stretch from Candidatus Ancaeobacter aquaticus harbors:
- a CDS encoding IS30 family transposase; this translates as YSSWERGTNENINRIIRRFIAKGRKIENLTQSTIQTIENWINNYPRKILNFQSAQQGFERELQEIAA